From a region of the Halanaerobium hydrogeniformans genome:
- a CDS encoding alkaline phosphatase: MSLKRTLKIGLATLVILIAALVFMPVQTEAQEVEHVFFFIGDGLGNAQATLTEYYLQDKYDDPDYELNMHRLDEMAVTTTYGADKVVPGSAQTATALASGHKTNFGYVGVTTDHEPTTTIMDKARENDWGTGLVTTTRVTHATPAAFASHVPDRGMENEIIEHYLEKEVDVIAGGGYRHLYPEDHPDSTRTDDRNMYAEFAEAGYNTFEGPADVDEFRDFDPEGRERILAGFHPTHMSYEIDRDSAEEPSLAEMTDISLNTLEEYGEFMMVIEGGRIDHAAHNNDPGGMIYDTIAFDEAIGVALEFYEENPDNTLIIVAGDHETGGLGLNSCEGMEYGYYLDFEPVFAQEASIEEGIAFEDEEQWYQDIADKFGLDELTPREQDWMEHGVAIEEEYGHEADVGRPGRVGGVYDGGQDYDVPYDDDALTEEMAAHWPQAPWISPAQSTLAHIVSRRAKIGWNTSSHTGSAIQLTAHGAGASNYEGRLDNTDVATITAGLLDFELDPEVGVAEIEEEESRNLLRRIFGR, translated from the coding sequence ATGTCTTTAAAAAGAACTTTAAAAATAGGCTTAGCAACATTGGTTATTCTTATTGCAGCTTTGGTTTTCATGCCTGTTCAAACTGAGGCGCAAGAAGTAGAGCATGTATTCTTTTTCATCGGTGATGGTTTAGGTAATGCTCAGGCGACTTTGACAGAATATTATTTACAGGATAAATATGATGATCCTGATTATGAATTGAATATGCATCGATTAGATGAAATGGCAGTTACTACTACTTATGGTGCAGATAAAGTAGTACCTGGTTCTGCTCAGACTGCAACTGCCTTAGCTTCAGGACATAAGACCAACTTTGGTTATGTAGGTGTAACTACTGATCATGAACCTACAACTACCATAATGGATAAGGCCAGGGAAAATGACTGGGGTACTGGTTTAGTTACTACTACAAGAGTTACACACGCTACTCCAGCAGCATTTGCTTCTCATGTACCTGATAGAGGGATGGAAAATGAGATTATTGAACATTATTTAGAAAAAGAAGTTGATGTTATAGCTGGTGGTGGATATAGACATCTATATCCAGAAGATCATCCTGATTCAACTCGAACAGATGATAGAAATATGTATGCAGAATTTGCAGAAGCTGGCTATAATACTTTTGAGGGTCCAGCAGATGTAGATGAATTTAGAGATTTTGACCCTGAAGGCAGAGAGAGAATATTAGCCGGATTTCATCCAACTCATATGAGTTATGAAATTGATAGAGACTCGGCAGAAGAACCCAGTCTAGCTGAAATGACAGATATTAGTCTTAATACTTTAGAAGAATATGGAGAATTCATGATGGTAATTGAGGGTGGACGTATTGACCATGCAGCTCACAACAATGATCCAGGTGGAATGATCTATGATACAATTGCTTTTGATGAGGCGATTGGAGTTGCATTAGAATTTTATGAAGAAAATCCTGACAATACTTTAATTATAGTTGCAGGAGATCACGAAACTGGAGGTTTAGGTTTAAACAGTTGTGAAGGTATGGAATATGGTTATTATTTAGATTTTGAACCTGTATTCGCTCAAGAGGCTTCTATTGAAGAAGGAATTGCTTTTGAAGATGAAGAACAATGGTATCAAGATATAGCTGATAAGTTCGGTTTAGATGAATTAACACCAAGAGAACAGGACTGGATGGAACATGGTGTTGCTATTGAGGAAGAATATGGTCATGAAGCAGATGTTGGTCGTCCTGGAAGAGTAGGTGGCGTTTATGATGGCGGTCAGGATTATGATGTTCCTTATGATGATGATGCACTGACTGAAGAGATGGCTGCTCATTGGCCACAGGCTCCCTGGATTTCACCAGCTCAGTCTACATTAGCTCATATTGTTTCCAGAAGAGCTAAGATTGGTTGGAATACTTCATCTCACACCGGTTCTGCTATCCAACTTACTGCTCATGGTGCAGGAGCTAGTAATTATGAAGGTAGACTTGACAATACAGATGTAGCCACAATTACAGCTGGATTATTGGATTTTGAATTAGATCCAGAAGTAGGAGTAGCTGAAATTGAAGAAGAAGAGAGCCGTAACTTACTAAGAAGGATTTTTGGCAGATAA
- a CDS encoding CRISPR-associated endonuclease Cas6, whose product MLEIKTTKLNYELEDKLPVRYGHKLRGFFANEFDDILFHQHKKDGSLRYQYPLIQYKIIDNKPLIIGLGDGAEKIINNFLEVEKLRLDNKIYHSPASRLKVDNEELFVNTDYDMPSYKYTFLTPWLGLSQKNYKKYIQNYIDAKTDKKMKFLKRLIIGNILSFAKGINWWIEEKIILEAKLEDISVQFKNEEMVGFKGHFYSNIYLPELIGLGKSTSRGFGTIRRKNLFD is encoded by the coding sequence ATGTTGGAAATTAAAACAACTAAATTAAATTATGAATTAGAAGATAAGCTGCCGGTAAGATATGGACATAAATTAAGAGGATTTTTTGCCAATGAATTTGATGATATTTTATTTCATCAACATAAAAAAGATGGCAGTTTGAGATATCAATATCCATTAATTCAATATAAAATAATTGATAACAAGCCTTTAATAATTGGTTTAGGGGATGGTGCAGAAAAAATAATAAATAATTTTTTAGAAGTAGAAAAATTGAGACTTGATAATAAAATATATCATTCGCCTGCTAGCAGGTTAAAAGTAGATAATGAAGAATTATTTGTTAATACTGACTATGATATGCCTTCTTATAAATATACTTTTTTAACTCCCTGGTTGGGTTTAAGTCAAAAGAACTATAAAAAATACATTCAAAATTATATTGATGCTAAAACAGATAAAAAAATGAAGTTTTTAAAGAGGTTAATAATTGGTAATATTCTTAGCTTTGCCAAAGGAATAAATTGGTGGATAGAAGAAAAAATAATTTTAGAAGCTAAATTAGAAGATATTTCTGTTCAGTTTAAAAATGAAGAAATGGTTGGTTTTAAAGGCCATTTTTATAGCAATATTTATTTACCAGAATTAATTGGTCTTGGAAAATCAACAAGTAGAGGATTTGGAACAATCAGACGAAAAAATCTTTTTGATTAA
- the cas4 gene encoding CRISPR-associated protein Cas4, which yields MSKEISLTPSVVMEYLYCPRFIYYMLYLKISQHEGRRYKVQRGKSSHQKKSKINKSYLRKKIGVEKKIINEKLYSEKYNIHGIVDEILFLNDGTAASLDYKFAKYKKRTFLTHKYQAAMYSLLIRDNYNIQVNKAFIIYIRSKNKLIEIDIGEDVYSELQTIFNEIIDIIKKGYFPKRTNYKSRCRDCTYRNICIK from the coding sequence TCAGTAGTAATGGAATACCTTTACTGCCCTCGTTTTATCTATTACATGCTTTATTTAAAAATATCTCAGCATGAAGGTAGAAGATATAAAGTTCAGCGAGGAAAAAGTTCTCATCAGAAAAAAAGTAAAATCAATAAATCCTATTTAAGAAAGAAGATTGGTGTAGAAAAGAAAATTATTAATGAAAAGTTATATTCTGAAAAATATAATATTCATGGGATAGTTGATGAAATTTTATTTTTAAATGACGGAACTGCAGCTTCTCTAGATTATAAATTTGCCAAATACAAAAAAAGAACTTTTTTAACTCATAAGTATCAGGCCGCAATGTATTCTCTTCTGATCAGAGATAATTATAATATTCAAGTTAATAAAGCGTTTATTATTTATATCAGAAGCAAAAACAAATTAATTGAAATTGATATAGGAGAAGATGTTTATTCCGAATTACAGACTATTTTCAATGAAATTATTGATATCATTAAAAAAGGTTATTTCCCAAAAAGAACCAATTATAAAAGCAGATGTAGGGATTGTACATATAGAAATATATGTATAAAATAA